The window CGCAGTTCCTTGAGCTGTGCAACAGTGAGCCCGCGGTATTCGGTCAGGACAGCCGCGTTCGATTCCTTGAAATCGTTGGTGATCTCTGCAACTGCGGAGATCTTGCTAGGCGTTGTCATAACCCTCCTTCCGGGGAATAAAGCCGGTCTTCCGGGTCCCCGCTCACGAGAGCTAAAACTAAAAAACGCCCCGCGCAGATGCACGGGGCTTGGCTCAACACAGTTTGATCCGTGGAGACTTGCTTCGTTCACCTGCGCCGGCCGCCCTATGTTCAGGGTCCTTCGTCAAGGAATTCACTTTTGCCTCAGGGGCGCAGCTACAGAATTGAGCCATGCTCGAAAGAGTGGATTCCCATCAACCGACGGTCTTTGGTACTTCAAGGTTACGGGAGAGTGTTCGGCAAACCAAATCGGCCCTGCCTAGTCTGACGACGTTGCTCCCGACAACCTGCCCGGAAGTTCCTTCTGCCACAGTCCAGTAACGCCCGCAGTGGTGAATCCCAGCTGCTTGTTTACGGTCAGGAGGTACCTGTTCTCCGGCGCGTTCCATGTATAGATGACGCGGGCGTCCGGGAACTGCTCGCTCAGCCGTTCCATATTGGCAACCTTGATCAGCAAGCCCAGCTTGTTGCCCCGGTGTTCCTGCAGGACCAAAGTATCGTCTTGGAAAACCACGTCCTGGCGGTGCGCAAGAACACTAATGGTGGTCAGGCCCACCAGGCGTCCGCTCTCAATATGTTCGACGGCGGTCACCACGGTGCGCCGGCCCTGCGCCAAAGCGGCGTTCTCGGTTTCGCGCAGAACAGCTTCGTCGAAAACCATTCCGCTCGCTTCAACTTCAGGTGCGTCCTCGTCTCCCTCGTCCCTGACCACCTCGCCAGCTGCGTTCTCCAGTGCTGCGACGGCTTCCAGCCAAGGTTCGGGGCAACGGTCCGTCCAGTGGTGGAGGGTGTACCGGCCGCCGTTGGCCTCTTCTGCTTCAAGCTGCAGATCCCCCACCAGCTTGGAATCCAAGGGAAGCACGCATGAGCTGAACTGTTCAATATGCTGAAGGGTGTACCCGGCGCGCTTGGCGAAGTCCACTTCCCTGCTGCTTACTGGTACAAAACCTGCGCCGCTGCCCGGGATCAACTGGTCCTCGGGTATCTCAGTGAGTGAAGTTGCCGGATGATTGGTATCCACCAAGGCCATGATGCGGCCCTCAGCCCGGGCGAGTTGCTCCGCGGCCTCCAGCAACTGACGTCCGACGCCCTGCCCCTGGAACTCGGGCAGGATGTCCAAGGTGAACTCCGCCAGGTCAAGGTTGTCAGCCAGGGGCAAGGCGATGTCCACCGTACCCACAATGACACCATCCAATTTTGCTACCAGAATGACTTGGCGCTCATAGGGATCAGAAAGCTCCAAGAGCTTTTCCAACGGCGTATAGGCGAGGTCGTCACTCCCCCAGGTCTCCATGCGTACCCGACGCCCTACTTCCACGGCATCCAGGAAATCAGCGGCATCGGGGCTGTCCAAGGTGTCAGGCACCCACAGCTGCTCGACTTGAACGGTGTTCGTCTCGTCTACAGTCATTCCAGCCGTTTCTGCCATTCGCCGTCAAAGCCGGAAGGCTCGAACCCCAAGGCGATATTTATGGCCAGCATATGCTGGTTTTCATTGGCGTTCCATGTCATTACCGACGTGGCGGCAGGCCAGAGCTCTGCAATACGGCGAAGATTGACAATCTTGACCAGCATCCCGAGGCCGTGCCCGCGGTGCCCTGGAGCAACCAGCGTGTCCTCCTGGTAGACCATGCCCGGGGTGGCTTCGCGGTGGGTGAGGATGGTGTAAGCCGCCAACTCCCCTGTGGCGTCGTGGCGGGCAACCGCTGCCGTGGAAGCTACGCCACCTGCCAGCCAAGTGGATTCCTCCACACGGACACGGCTGGCATCCCATTCCTCGCCCTCCCAGCCCAGGCCTGCGATGGGCACCTCAGTGCTCATGAGACTTTTCAGCGTGGCGAACACGTCCACCAGCTCATCGGGGCAGCGGTCCTGCCACCCAATAAAGCTGTAGCCGACTGCCCGCCTCGAAGCCTGCTCTTCCAGATCCTGCAGGAGCCCTTCCCCGACCGGGAGCGACAGCGTGCTGTTGGTTTCAACCTGCTCCAGCGAGTACCCGTGATGGAGGGCAAACCCGGTGGAGGCAGAGTCCAGTGGGACACCACCCGTGCCGGACTTTGCTTCCAGCAACTCACCGCCCGGGATGAGGAGTTTCATTGGCTCGGAACAAAACGCGTCGAAGGACACACGGTCCCGTTCGCGTGCCACCTTCTCCAGCTGCTCGACGATCCTTGTCCCAATGCCGCGGCGGCGATAGACGGCGTCCACCAGGACGTCCACACCCGCCGTCGTCGTGTTTTCACTCAGCGGCAAGGTCAGCGTGCCGCGGCCCACCACGGTCCCCTTGAGGCGAGCAAGGAAGACTTGCCGCTCTTCGTAGGCATTGCCCTGCCAGAAGAGGACAGCTTCGGCCAGAGTGGAGCAACGGTCCAGATTGCCCCAGAGATCCAAGTGATGGGCAACGTCCAGATCATGGAAGGCGCGAAAATCGGGCGCCCCCGTCGCGTCAGGGCTTGTGGGGATCGTAATCCGTTCTACGGACAACCCGGCAAGGGCGGAAGAGTTCGACGACGACACGCACCAAATCCTACGGTGCACCACTGCTGGTGAACAGGCAAAAGGGCAAGAAAAAGGACCGCCCGGCAGAGCCGGACGGTCCTTTTATCAGAGCAAGTGCCCGCGAAGCTTACGCGTCGACGAGGACCTTGGTGACGTTCGGGTCAACGGTGATGCCCGGACCGAACGTGGTGGCAACGGTAGCCTTCTGGATGTAGCGGCCCTTGGAAGCGGACGGCTTCAAACGAAGCACCTCTTCCAGTGCAGCTGCGTAGTTCTCGGCCAGCTTGTTGATGTCGAAGGACACCTTGCCGATGATGAAGTGCAGGTTGGAGTGCTTGTCGACGCGGAAGTCGATCTTGCCACCCTTGATGTCGTTGACAGCCTTGGTGACGTCCGGGGTAACCGTACCGGTCTTCGGGTTCGGCATCAGGTTACGCGGTCCGAGGACCTTACCCAGACGGCCAACCTTGCCCATGAGGTCAGGGGTTGCCACTGCGGCATCGAAGTCGGTCCAGCCGGCTGCGATCTTTTCGATCAGGTCATCGGAACCAACAAAGTCGGCGCCGGCAGCGATTGCTGCTTCAGCCTTGTCGCCGGTTGCGAAAACGAGGACGCGGGCGGTCTTACCGGTGCCGTGGGGCAGGTTGACGGTGCCACGAACCATCTGGTCAGCCTTACGCGGGTCAACGCCCAGACGGAAAGCGACCTCAACGGTTGCGTCGAACTTGGAAGGATTGGTGTCCTTCGCGAGGGTGATGGCCTCGATCGGGGCGTAGACCTTGTCTGCCTCGATCTTGGCTACGGCTGCCTCATATGCTTTGCTGCGCTTTGCCATGCTGCTATTTCTCCTTGTGCAGTTGTGGTCTGCGGACCGCGCTGGGCCCTGCCACAAGCCGCGGATCCGGCAAGGATCCTGCGACATTTCAATGTTTCAGATGCCGGTTGCCCGGCGGGTGAAGGCCACAAGGGCCTTCGAAGGTTATTAGCCTTCTACGGTGATGCCCATGGAGCGGGCGGTGCCGGCGATGATCAGGGCAGCAGCCTTGATGTCGTTGGCGTTGAGGTCTTCCATCTTGGTGGAAGCAATTTCCTCAACCTGTGCCTGGGTCAGCTTGGCAACCTTGACGGTGTGCGGGGTGGCCGAACCCTTGGCAACGCCTGCAGCCTTCTTGATGAGCTCTGCAGCCGGCGGGGTCTTGGTGATGAAGGTGAAGGAACGGTCTTCGTAAACCGTGATTTCAACCGGGATAACGTTTCCGCGCTGGGATTCCGTTGCAGCGTTGTACGCCTTGCAGAATTCCATGATGTTGACACCGTGCTGGCCAAGCGCAGGACCGATCGGCGGAGCCGGGTTAGCGGCACCTGCCTGGATCTGCAGCTTGATGAGGCCGGTGACCTTCTTCTTGGGAGCCAATGTAGGGTCCTTCTCTCAATAGCTTCCTGGGACACAGGAGCGCGTCCCAGGTTGGTGGCCGCCATGGCGAGGCGGCCGGCCGCTCCCGAACTGCTAAGCAGGCAGGACTGGAGCGAAATTTTGGAATCAGCTAGATCTTGGTGACCTGGTTGAAGGCGAGCGTTACCGGGGTTTCGCGCTCGAAGATCGAGACCAGAACCACCAGGGTCTGGGACTCGGGCTTGATCTCGGAGATCGTAGCCGGGAGGGTCTCGAACGGACCTTCCTTGACGATGACCGACTCGCCGACCTCGAAGTCGACGGCCACGGGAGCCTGGTTCTGCTTGTTGACGGGCTTGCCCTGCTCTGCCTGCTCTTCTTCGAAGACCGGGGCGAGCATGGAGAAGACCTCATCGAGCCGCAGCGGGACAGGGTTGTGGGCGTTACCCACGAAGCCGGTGACACCCGGCGTGTGACGAACAGCACCCCAGGAAGCGTCAGTCAGGTCCATGCGGACCAGGACGTAGCCGGGAATGCGCACGCGGTTGATGACCTTGCGCTGCGCGTTCTTGATCTCGACGACCTCTTCCATGGGCACCTGGATCTCGAAGATGTAATCTTCCATGTCCAGGGTCTGGATGCGGGTCTCAAGGTTGGCCTTTACGCGGTTCTCGTAACCGGCGTAGGAGTGGATGACGTACCAGTCACCTTCCTGGCGGCGCAGCTTGCCCTTGAACTCTTCGGCCGGATCGACCGGCGCTGCTGCAGCAGCGGCTGCCAGCTCGTCGCCGTCGGACTCTTCCGAAGCGTCGTCTTCATCGGCAACATCACCGGACGCGTCATCAGACTCGGCGTCCACATCAGCTTCGAAATCCTCTTCGGAATCGTCGGCGTCGGCAGATTCGGGCGCAGCAGAATCGACCTCGGCCTCTTCCACGACAATTGCCGTGGCGTCGGCTGAGTCCTCGGCGGATTCGCCCAGCTCAGTCTCGTTTACCTCGAGCTCCTGCTCAGACACTTGGTCTCCTGCTTCCTCATTGCCTAACATGCCTATTTAAATGGCTCAATTCCGCAAACCCCGCAAAATCCCTGAATCAACAAGGAAATTCACACAGTTTGCGGACAGATCCGCTTAGCGGTCCGTAGCGCCTGACCCACCGAAGACCCAGCTGACTCCCGTGCCGAAAGCCAGATCCAGCAGAGTGACGATGAGCATCATGATGGCCACGAACACCAGCACCACGAGCGTGTAGTTGATCAGTTCCTTGCGGGTTGGAGCAACGACCTTCTTCAGTTCACCAATGACCTGGCGGACGAAGAGTGCAATTCGGGCGAAGAAACCGCGATCGGCTTTCTTGGCGGGACGGCCCTTCGAGCTGCTGGCAGCTGTTTCGGTCACCTGGTCCTCACTCACCTTGCAAAGTCGTTGACCCGACTCTGATCAGAGCCATGGTTGCTGCGCGTGCTCCAGCGTTGCCGCCGGAACAGCTTGCGCAGGGCAGACAGGACTCGAACCTGCAACCTGCGGTTTTGGAGACCGCTGCGCTACCAATTGCGCCACTACCCTATGGATTGAATCCATGTTTCAGGCCGCACTTCAGCCTGTGGTGCTTTTCAACACCGGTGAACCAGTCTACGCAAGAATTTCGCGATAGTCGAACCGGCCCGATTCCGGACCTCCCAGCCCAAAAAGCCTGTGACCAGCATTATCAGTCACAAAGTTCTGCACGCACCCGGGAGCTCCGCAGAACAGCATAAGGTAGTTTACGTCGAATCCCATCATCCAGCCCACGAGCTGCCTGCGAAGAACGGTACATAGATGTCAGCCGGAACAACTACCGCCCGCATTTCACAGCGAATCTCCGCCATTGCAGAGTCCGCCACCCTTGCCGTTGACGCCAAGGCCAAGGCACTGAAGGCCGCGGGACGTCCCGTGATCGGTTTCGGTGCCGGCGAACCCGATTTCCCCACCCCCGACTACATCGTTCAGGCAGCCATTGAAGCGGCCAGCCAGCCGAAGTACCACCGTTACTCCCCCGCGGGCGGCCTGCCCGAGCTGAAGAAGGCCATCGCAGAGAAGACCCTGCGGGACTCCGGCTACAAGGTTGACCCTTCCCAGGTCCTGGTGACCAACGGCGGCAAGCAGGCCGTCTACAACACCTTCGCAACCTTGGTTGACCCAGGCGACGAAGTCATCATCCCCACCCCCTTCTGGACCACTTACCCGGAGGCCATCCGCCTTGCCGGCGGCGTGCCTGTTGAGGTCTTCGCCGGTCCCGAACAGGGCTACCTCGTGACCATCGAACAGCTTGAGGCTGCGGTGACGGACAAGACCAAGATCCTGCTGTTCGTCTCCCCGTCCAACCCCACGGGTGCGGTCTACAGCCCCGAGCAGGTTGCGGAGATCGGCAAGTGGGCCGCGTCCAAGGGTCTCTGGGTTGTTACCGACGAGATCTACGAGCACCTCACCTACGACGGCGTCGAGTTCACCTCCATCGCCACTGCCGCTCCGGAACTGGGGGACAAAGTGGTCATCCTCAACGGTGTGGCCAAGACCTACGCCATGACCGGTTGGCGAGTGGGATGGATGATCGGCCCTGCCGACGTCATCAAGGCGGCCACCAACCTCCAGTCGCACGCGACCTCGAACGTCTCCAACATCATGCAGATCGCCGCTGCCGCTGCCCTCACGGGACCGCTGACCGCCGTCGACGAGATGAAGGTGGCCTTCGACCGCCGCCGCAAGGCAATCGTCGCCGGCTTAAACGCGATCGAAGGCGTTGAATGCCCGACGCCGACCGGCGCCTTCTACGTCTACGCGGACGTGCGCGGCCTGCTGGGCAAGGAATTTGAGACCACCAATGGTCCGGTCCGGCCGCAGACTTCGGCTGAACTCGCCACGCTCATCCTCGACGAGGTTGAAGTGGCTGTGGTTCCGGGCGAGGCATTCGGTCCCTCCGGTTACGTCCGCCTCAGCTACGCACTGGGTGACGAGGACCTCGCCGAGGGCGTCCGCCGGATCCAGGAATTCCTGGGCAAGGCCAAGTAGCAACCAGCCAACGCAAACGCTCTTCCACCGTGACAGGTGGAAGAGCGTTTTCGTTTAAGGCGTGGGAAGTGAGTGAGCATCCGGCTCAAGCCAGCGGGAGGTGATAGAGCGTCAGAGGAGGCGACGCTCGGCAGCCCATTTGGTGAGTTCGTGCCGGCTGGAGAGCTGCAGCTTTCGCAGGACCGCCGACACATGCGTTTCCACGGTCTTGATGGAGATGAAGAGCTCCTTGGCTACCTCCTTGTAGCTGTACCCGCGGGCGATGAGCCGCATGACTTCGAGTTCGCGGGCGGAAAGCTTGTCCAGTTCGTCGTCCGCGATGTCCGCTGGAGCAGTCCCGAAGGCATCCAGCACGAAGCCTGCCAGACGCGGTGAGAACACAGCATCGCCATCGGCCACCCGGATCACGGCGTCGGAAATCTCCTTGCCGGAAATGGTCTTGGTGACGTAGCCCCGGGCGCCGGCACGGATCACCGAGACCACGTCCTCGGCGGCATCGGAGACACTGAGCGCCAGGAAGCTGGTGGTGCCCAACAGGGCCGAAGATCCGGCGATGACTTCACGGCCGCCACCACCCAGGCCGCCGGGCAGGTGCACGTCCAGCAGGACTACCTCGGGGCGTGACTCCGCGATCACCGCAATGGCCTGCTCCACCGTTCCGGCCTCTCCCACCACATCCATGCGTTCGTCGAGGTCGGCTTTGAGGCCGGAACGGAAGATCGTGTGGTCATCCACTATCACCACGCGTACCCTGCGTCCTGCACCACTGTCAGGGTTGGTATTCATTGCTTCGCTTCTCCATTCCGTACATCATTGTTCCGCTGGTCCCCCGCGTCCACGGTTGTGGACGGAAGGGTCAGGCGGACCTCCGTTCCGTCACTGCTGCTGGTGATCACTGCGGTACCACCGTGCCGCTTCATCCGGCCAATGATCGATTCCTTCACGCCCAGCCTGTCGTCCGGAACAGCGTCGAGGTCAAAGCCCGGGCCACGGTCCTTGATGAAGACCTCCGTGCTTCCCGCGGTGCTCTCCAGGTACACGGATACGGTCCCACCACCATGCCTGGCGGCGTTGAACATGGCTTCCCTGGCGGCCTGGACCAAGGCTTCGTGCCGGTCCGTCATCTCGGTATCGCCCACGGTCACCACCTCAACCGCATGGCCGTGGGAGTCTTCCACTTCCGCGGCCACGGACTTGATTCGGTCAGCGAGGAGGCCGGATTCCTTGGCGGCATCGCTGAAGAGCCAGGCCCGGAGTTCGCGCTCCTGTGCCCTCGCCAGCCGGATCACATCCTGTTCAGAACC is drawn from Arthrobacter sp. 31Y and contains these coding sequences:
- a CDS encoding GNAT family N-acetyltransferase encodes the protein MAETAGMTVDETNTVQVEQLWVPDTLDSPDAADFLDAVEVGRRVRMETWGSDDLAYTPLEKLLELSDPYERQVILVAKLDGVIVGTVDIALPLADNLDLAEFTLDILPEFQGQGVGRQLLEAAEQLARAEGRIMALVDTNHPATSLTEIPEDQLIPGSGAGFVPVSSREVDFAKRAGYTLQHIEQFSSCVLPLDSKLVGDLQLEAEEANGGRYTLHHWTDRCPEPWLEAVAALENAAGEVVRDEGDEDAPEVEASGMVFDEAVLRETENAALAQGRRTVVTAVEHIESGRLVGLTTISVLAHRQDVVFQDDTLVLQEHRGNKLGLLIKVANMERLSEQFPDARVIYTWNAPENRYLLTVNKQLGFTTAGVTGLWQKELPGRLSGATSSD
- a CDS encoding GNAT family N-acetyltransferase encodes the protein MSSSNSSALAGLSVERITIPTSPDATGAPDFRAFHDLDVAHHLDLWGNLDRCSTLAEAVLFWQGNAYEERQVFLARLKGTVVGRGTLTLPLSENTTTAGVDVLVDAVYRRRGIGTRIVEQLEKVARERDRVSFDAFCSEPMKLLIPGGELLEAKSGTGGVPLDSASTGFALHHGYSLEQVETNSTLSLPVGEGLLQDLEEQASRRAVGYSFIGWQDRCPDELVDVFATLKSLMSTEVPIAGLGWEGEEWDASRVRVEESTWLAGGVASTAAVARHDATGELAAYTILTHREATPGMVYQEDTLVAPGHRGHGLGMLVKIVNLRRIAELWPAATSVMTWNANENQHMLAINIALGFEPSGFDGEWQKRLE
- the rplA gene encoding 50S ribosomal protein L1, whose translation is MAKRSKAYEAAVAKIEADKVYAPIEAITLAKDTNPSKFDATVEVAFRLGVDPRKADQMVRGTVNLPHGTGKTARVLVFATGDKAEAAIAAGADFVGSDDLIEKIAAGWTDFDAAVATPDLMGKVGRLGKVLGPRNLMPNPKTGTVTPDVTKAVNDIKGGKIDFRVDKHSNLHFIIGKVSFDINKLAENYAAALEEVLRLKPSASKGRYIQKATVATTFGPGITVDPNVTKVLVDA
- the rplK gene encoding 50S ribosomal protein L11: MAPKKKVTGLIKLQIQAGAANPAPPIGPALGQHGVNIMEFCKAYNAATESQRGNVIPVEITVYEDRSFTFITKTPPAAELIKKAAGVAKGSATPHTVKVAKLTQAQVEEIASTKMEDLNANDIKAAALIIAGTARSMGITVEG
- the nusG gene encoding transcription termination/antitermination protein NusG, with amino-acid sequence MSEQELEVNETELGESAEDSADATAIVVEEAEVDSAAPESADADDSEEDFEADVDAESDDASGDVADEDDASEESDGDELAAAAAAAPVDPAEEFKGKLRRQEGDWYVIHSYAGYENRVKANLETRIQTLDMEDYIFEIQVPMEEVVEIKNAQRKVINRVRIPGYVLVRMDLTDASWGAVRHTPGVTGFVGNAHNPVPLRLDEVFSMLAPVFEEEQAEQGKPVNKQNQAPVAVDFEVGESVIVKEGPFETLPATISEIKPESQTLVVLVSIFERETPVTLAFNQVTKI
- the secE gene encoding preprotein translocase subunit SecE; translation: MSEDQVTETAASSSKGRPAKKADRGFFARIALFVRQVIGELKKVVAPTRKELINYTLVVLVFVAIMMLIVTLLDLAFGTGVSWVFGGSGATDR
- a CDS encoding pyridoxal phosphate-dependent aminotransferase, whose amino-acid sequence is MSAGTTTARISQRISAIAESATLAVDAKAKALKAAGRPVIGFGAGEPDFPTPDYIVQAAIEAASQPKYHRYSPAGGLPELKKAIAEKTLRDSGYKVDPSQVLVTNGGKQAVYNTFATLVDPGDEVIIPTPFWTTYPEAIRLAGGVPVEVFAGPEQGYLVTIEQLEAAVTDKTKILLFVSPSNPTGAVYSPEQVAEIGKWAASKGLWVVTDEIYEHLTYDGVEFTSIATAAPELGDKVVILNGVAKTYAMTGWRVGWMIGPADVIKAATNLQSHATSNVSNIMQIAAAAALTGPLTAVDEMKVAFDRRRKAIVAGLNAIEGVECPTPTGAFYVYADVRGLLGKEFETTNGPVRPQTSAELATLILDEVEVAVVPGEAFGPSGYVRLSYALGDEDLAEGVRRIQEFLGKAK
- a CDS encoding LuxR C-terminal-related transcriptional regulator → MNTNPDSGAGRRVRVVIVDDHTIFRSGLKADLDERMDVVGEAGTVEQAIAVIAESRPEVVLLDVHLPGGLGGGGREVIAGSSALLGTTSFLALSVSDAAEDVVSVIRAGARGYVTKTISGKEISDAVIRVADGDAVFSPRLAGFVLDAFGTAPADIADDELDKLSARELEVMRLIARGYSYKEVAKELFISIKTVETHVSAVLRKLQLSSRHELTKWAAERRLL